In the genome of Actinomadura graeca, one region contains:
- a CDS encoding STM4014 family protein: protein MTTAVTGAVVPGAVVPGGLGTGADRNGASRTVVVATPGDRRPVLFADACRASGLSEPRVVPWTDVLRGSSLPFGPGDLLRVDSPGEDPAADALLRGPGDPSRVGGGAAWYRTFTAALARIDAAAARAGARLLGDVGEIAVMFDKRRSHARMQAAGVPVPAALPPAGSYAELRSLMDGAGERRVFAKTAHGSSASGVVALQTAPGGRVRAVTSAAMTPSGLFNSLRVRVYDTERDVAALIDALAPDGLHVERWLPKATIGGRVFDLRVVVIGGEPTHAVVRTSRSPMTNLHLGGARGDLVAVRRALGEDGWQRALDVCARAAACFPGSPMVGVDLLVPMGMRRFAVCEVNAFGDLLPGLPGLPGTSAEGLDTYTAQVRATLSEYAPACTT from the coding sequence ATGACCACCGCCGTGACCGGCGCGGTCGTCCCGGGAGCGGTTGTCCCGGGTGGCCTCGGAACGGGCGCCGACAGGAACGGCGCCTCAAGGACCGTCGTCGTCGCGACGCCCGGCGACCGGCGTCCTGTGCTGTTCGCCGACGCGTGCCGCGCGTCAGGGCTGTCCGAGCCCAGGGTCGTCCCCTGGACGGACGTCCTGCGCGGTTCCTCGCTCCCCTTCGGCCCCGGTGACCTGCTCCGCGTCGACTCGCCGGGGGAGGACCCGGCGGCCGACGCACTGCTGCGCGGTCCCGGGGACCCGTCGCGCGTGGGCGGCGGCGCCGCCTGGTACCGGACGTTCACCGCCGCGCTCGCGAGGATCGACGCGGCGGCGGCGCGGGCGGGCGCACGGCTCCTCGGGGACGTCGGCGAGATCGCGGTGATGTTCGACAAGCGGCGGTCGCACGCGCGTATGCAGGCCGCCGGAGTCCCCGTCCCCGCAGCGCTCCCCCCGGCCGGGAGCTACGCGGAACTGCGGTCCCTGATGGACGGCGCAGGGGAGCGGCGTGTGTTCGCCAAGACGGCGCATGGCTCGTCCGCGTCGGGTGTGGTGGCGTTGCAGACGGCGCCCGGCGGACGCGTCAGGGCCGTCACGTCCGCGGCCATGACACCGTCCGGCCTGTTCAACTCGCTCCGTGTCCGGGTGTACGACACAGAACGGGACGTCGCCGCGCTGATCGACGCCCTGGCGCCGGACGGCCTGCACGTGGAGCGGTGGCTGCCGAAGGCCACGATCGGCGGTCGCGTGTTCGACCTGCGGGTGGTCGTCATCGGCGGTGAGCCCACCCACGCGGTCGTGCGGACGAGCCGCAGTCCGATGACCAACCTGCACCTTGGCGGCGCCAGGGGAGACCTCGTGGCGGTGCGGCGCGCGCTTGGCGAGGACGGCTGGCAGAGGGCGCTCGACGTGTGCGCGCGGGCCGCCGCCTGTTTCCCCGGCAGTCCGATGGTCGGCGTCGATCTGCTCGTCCCCATGGGCATGAGGCGGTTTGCGGTGTGCGAGGTCAACGCGTTCGGGGATCTGCTCCCCGGACTTCCCGGCCTGCCGGGGACCTCCGCGGAGGGACTCGACACCTACACTGCCCAGGTCAGGGCCACCTTGTCGGAGTACGCCCCCGCATGTACGACATGA
- a CDS encoding STM4015 family protein, protein MGVYQHLEEYAGLPVCRFYGKESEEGDGPGPDSKGYPPPGEAAWYVGTMFDSEPFSETFARFLEAVDTTQITALVIGYWGASYDENVADPVALLTGAASSFPRLTSLFLGDILGEESEISWIEHSDITPLFAAFPALERFDVRGAQDLALEPIKSTTLKVLRFESGGLPARIVQAVGASELPNLERLDLWLGEDNYGGDATVADLAPLLSGERLPALRHLGLEDSEIQDEVAAAVAGAPIVARLESLSLAMGVLTDQGAEALLSGQPLTHLRRLDLHHHFLSDAMVERVRAALPGVDVDLSEQEKPDGDWRFVAVSE, encoded by the coding sequence ATGGGCGTGTATCAGCATCTGGAGGAGTACGCCGGGCTGCCGGTGTGCAGGTTCTACGGCAAGGAGTCGGAGGAGGGCGACGGACCTGGGCCGGACTCCAAGGGCTACCCGCCGCCCGGCGAGGCGGCGTGGTACGTCGGGACGATGTTCGACTCGGAGCCGTTCAGCGAGACCTTCGCGCGGTTCCTGGAAGCGGTCGACACCACCCAGATCACCGCCCTCGTCATCGGCTACTGGGGTGCGTCCTACGACGAGAACGTCGCCGACCCCGTGGCGCTCCTGACCGGTGCCGCATCCTCCTTCCCGAGGCTGACGTCGCTCTTCCTCGGCGACATCCTCGGCGAGGAGTCGGAGATCTCCTGGATCGAGCACTCCGACATCACCCCGCTGTTCGCGGCGTTCCCCGCGCTGGAGCGGTTCGACGTCCGCGGCGCCCAGGACCTCGCGCTCGAACCGATCAAGAGCACGACGCTGAAGGTGCTGCGGTTCGAGTCGGGCGGGCTGCCCGCGCGGATCGTCCAGGCCGTGGGCGCGAGCGAGCTGCCGAACCTGGAGCGCCTCGACCTGTGGCTCGGCGAGGACAACTACGGCGGCGACGCGACCGTCGCCGACCTCGCGCCGCTCCTGTCCGGCGAGCGGCTGCCCGCGCTGCGCCACCTCGGCCTGGAGGACAGCGAGATCCAGGACGAGGTCGCCGCCGCGGTCGCCGGCGCGCCGATCGTGGCGCGGCTGGAGTCGCTGAGCCTCGCGATGGGCGTCCTGACCGACCAGGGCGCCGAGGCGCTGCTGTCCGGGCAGCCGCTCACGCATCTGCGCAGGCTCGACCTGCACCACCACTTCCTGTCCGACGCGATGGTGGAACGGGTGAGGGCCGCGCTCCCCGGCGTCGACGTCGACCTGAGCGAGCAGGAGAAGCCGGACGGCGACTGGCGCTTCGTCGCGGTGTCGGAATGA
- a CDS encoding AAA family ATPase, translating into MTDAVSGPAGGELDLESARTLATGLQRLLRTAGERLTEDNAASPLVARITDHIGVPFHDLVTVGHDYKSWEHAGLQRGIDAYLADRPPGAEWFGIAGAERHFDNISSMINAVITMGTYLLGRPDYGTAAVGPAESMEVVELGLVPTLAPDGSPVVIGVLTRESYEALCVLTVFARDRAAAAAVRDEVDRLRREHDVMRGQVLGFTSSEHRENALVTFLPRPHLAASDVVLPDGRLEAIEAHVVGIAEHAERLLAAGQHLKRGLLLHGPPGTGKTHTVRYLMGRLLGYTVVQLTGPALRFLDDAVALARSLQPSIVIVEDVDLVAEDRDLFEGGSSPLLFSLLDAMDGVAGDADVVFVLTTNRVGSLESALAERPGRVDLAVEIPRPDIRGRVELLRLYGRELRLTADLEDIAARTEGVTASFIKELVRRAVLVALREGGAAEVLTDAHFGAALTEMFDPAQSLTRGLLGAASDGGPDAGSGGGPVAGSDAGPGVQGGSEGFADEDD; encoded by the coding sequence GTGACCGATGCCGTGAGCGGCCCCGCGGGCGGGGAGCTCGACCTGGAGTCGGCGCGCACCCTGGCCACCGGGCTCCAGCGCCTGCTGCGCACCGCGGGGGAGCGCCTCACCGAGGACAACGCGGCGTCGCCGCTGGTGGCGCGGATCACCGACCACATCGGCGTCCCGTTCCACGACCTGGTGACGGTCGGCCACGACTACAAGAGCTGGGAGCACGCCGGGCTGCAACGCGGCATCGACGCCTACCTGGCGGACCGCCCGCCCGGCGCCGAGTGGTTCGGCATCGCCGGCGCCGAGCGGCACTTCGACAACATCAGCTCCATGATCAACGCGGTGATCACGATGGGCACCTACCTGCTGGGCCGTCCCGACTACGGCACCGCCGCCGTCGGCCCCGCGGAGTCCATGGAGGTCGTCGAGCTGGGCCTGGTGCCGACGCTGGCGCCGGACGGGTCCCCGGTCGTCATCGGCGTCCTCACCCGCGAGTCGTACGAGGCGCTGTGCGTCCTCACCGTCTTCGCCCGGGACCGGGCGGCCGCCGCCGCGGTCCGCGACGAGGTGGACCGGCTCCGCCGCGAGCACGACGTGATGCGCGGCCAGGTCCTCGGCTTCACGTCCAGCGAGCACCGCGAGAACGCGCTGGTCACCTTCCTGCCCCGGCCGCACCTCGCCGCGTCCGACGTCGTCCTGCCGGACGGGCGGCTGGAGGCGATCGAGGCGCACGTGGTCGGGATCGCCGAGCACGCCGAACGGCTCCTCGCCGCGGGGCAGCACCTCAAGCGCGGGCTGCTGCTGCACGGCCCGCCCGGCACCGGCAAGACCCACACGGTCCGCTACCTGATGGGACGGCTCCTGGGGTACACGGTCGTCCAGCTCACCGGCCCCGCCCTGCGGTTCCTGGACGACGCCGTGGCGCTGGCGCGCAGCCTCCAGCCCTCCATCGTCATCGTGGAGGACGTGGACCTGGTCGCCGAGGACCGCGACCTCTTCGAGGGCGGCTCCAGCCCCCTGCTGTTCTCCCTCCTGGACGCGATGGACGGCGTCGCCGGCGACGCCGACGTCGTCTTCGTCCTCACCACCAACCGCGTCGGCTCCTTGGAGTCCGCCCTGGCGGAGCGTCCGGGACGGGTGGACCTGGCCGTGGAGATACCCCGTCCCGACATCCGGGGAAGGGTGGAGCTGCTTCGGCTGTACGGGCGCGAGCTGCGTCTCACCGCCGACCTGGAGGACATCGCCGCCCGCACCGAGGGCGTCACCGCCTCGTTCATCAAGGAACTCGTCCGGCGCGCCGTGCTGGTCGCGCTCCGCGAGGGCGGCGCGGCGGAGGTCCTGACCGACGCCCACTTCGGCGCGGCGCTGACCGAGATGTTCGACCCCGCGCAGTCGCTCACCCGCGGCCTGCTGGGCGCGGCGTCGGACGGCGGTCCGGATGCCGGATCGGGCGGCGGTCCGGTTGCCGGATCGGACGCTGGACCGGGCGTGCAGGGCGGATCCGAGGGTTTCGCGGACGAGGACGACTGA
- a CDS encoding MetQ/NlpA family ABC transporter substrate-binding protein encodes MLRKIIITLTSVGLLAAMTACGSSEASNDADAPLKVAVNPVPHGDILKYVKDDLASKAGLKLDIVTFDDYQQPNTVLKEKQVTANYFQHVPFMQEFEKKSGTKLAFVAPVHLEPLGVYSKKVTSLQAVPHGATVAVPNDPANQGRSLKLLADNGLLTLRQGAPASATERDITGNPKGLKFKPLKAAQLPRSLDDVDLSVINGNYALEAHLAPNKDALAAEKAEGNPYANGIVTLPENKDDPRVKKLVELLRGPEVKKFVEDKYKGSVLIAS; translated from the coding sequence GTGCTCCGCAAGATCATCATCACGCTGACGTCCGTGGGCCTGCTCGCCGCGATGACCGCGTGCGGGTCGTCCGAGGCGTCCAACGACGCGGACGCCCCGCTGAAGGTCGCGGTCAACCCCGTGCCCCACGGCGACATCCTCAAGTACGTCAAGGACGACCTGGCGTCCAAGGCCGGGCTCAAGCTCGACATCGTCACCTTCGACGACTACCAGCAGCCCAACACCGTCCTGAAGGAGAAGCAGGTCACGGCCAACTACTTCCAGCACGTGCCCTTCATGCAGGAGTTCGAGAAGAAGTCGGGGACGAAACTGGCGTTCGTCGCGCCCGTCCACCTGGAACCCCTCGGCGTCTACTCCAAGAAGGTGACGAGCCTTCAGGCCGTCCCGCATGGCGCGACCGTCGCGGTGCCGAACGACCCGGCGAACCAGGGACGCTCGCTGAAGCTGCTCGCCGACAACGGCCTGCTCACGCTCAGGCAGGGCGCGCCCGCCAGCGCGACGGAGCGCGACATCACGGGCAACCCCAAGGGCCTGAAGTTCAAGCCGCTGAAGGCCGCGCAGCTTCCCCGTTCCCTGGACGACGTCGACCTGTCGGTCATCAACGGCAACTACGCCCTTGAGGCGCACCTGGCGCCGAACAAGGACGCGCTCGCCGCCGAGAAGGCCGAGGGCAACCCGTACGCCAACGGCATCGTCACCCTCCCGGAGAACAAGGACGACCCGCGTGTGAAGAAGCTGGTCGAACTGCTCCGCGGGCCCGAGGTGAAGAAGTTCGTCGAGGACAAGTACAAGGGGTCCGTACTCATCGCCTCCTGA
- a CDS encoding methionine ABC transporter permease: MTWDEVTPLLWPATRETLYMTGVSALFTAVLGLLLGVLLVITERGGLLAAPPVNRTLGVVVNIGRSLPFLILMVAIIPFTRVVVGTSIGNAAAIVPLTVGAIPFYARLVEIALREVDPAVVAAADAMGATRREIVGKVLLREARPGLVSGLTVTVIALIGYTAMAGTVGGGGLGNLAVTYGYERFETKVMVATVVLLIVLVLIIQAAGDLVARRLTHK; this comes from the coding sequence ATGACCTGGGACGAGGTGACCCCGCTGCTGTGGCCCGCGACACGGGAGACCCTGTACATGACCGGCGTGTCGGCGCTGTTCACCGCCGTGCTCGGGCTGCTCCTCGGCGTGCTGCTGGTGATCACCGAGCGGGGCGGGCTGCTGGCGGCCCCGCCGGTCAACAGGACGCTGGGCGTCGTGGTGAACATCGGCCGCTCGCTGCCGTTCCTCATCCTGATGGTGGCGATCATCCCCTTCACCCGGGTCGTCGTCGGCACCAGCATCGGCAACGCGGCGGCGATCGTCCCGCTGACGGTCGGCGCCATCCCCTTCTACGCCCGGCTCGTGGAGATCGCGCTGCGCGAGGTCGATCCCGCCGTGGTCGCCGCGGCGGACGCGATGGGCGCGACCCGGCGGGAGATCGTCGGGAAGGTGCTGCTGCGCGAGGCGCGCCCGGGCCTGGTGTCCGGCCTGACCGTCACCGTCATCGCACTGATCGGCTACACCGCCATGGCCGGGACGGTTGGCGGCGGCGGCCTCGGTAACCTCGCCGTCACCTACGGCTACGAGCGCTTCGAGACCAAGGTCATGGTCGCCACCGTGGTGCTCCTCATCGTGCTCGTCCTCATCATCCAGGCCGCGGGGGACCTCGTCGCCCGCCGCCTCACGCACAAGTGA
- a CDS encoding methionine ABC transporter ATP-binding protein: MIQIEKLRKVYRARGREVTAVDGVDLTVAEGEVFGVLGRSGAGKSTLLRCVNLLERPDAGRVRVGGRDLLALRGPALRRARQGIGMIHQHFGLLGSRTVAGNVAFPLEVMGVPRAERAARVDELLELVGLTEHARAHPARISGGQKQRVGIARALAGRPKVLLSDEATSALDPATTASILELLRDLNRRLGLTILLITHEMEVVKRICDSAAVMRDGRIIESGPVTGLLARPGSELTQGLFPLPPAVPRAGSTVVEVTFAGGAADRPFVSALARRFSVDVTILGGAVETVGGERVGRLRLELPGGPSANTARLAFLRESGLAVEVTTPGWAPADEEDPR; this comes from the coding sequence GTGATTCAGATCGAAAAACTTCGGAAGGTCTACCGCGCCCGCGGGCGCGAGGTGACCGCCGTCGACGGTGTCGACCTGACCGTCGCCGAGGGCGAGGTCTTCGGCGTGCTCGGACGCAGCGGCGCCGGCAAGAGCACCCTCCTGCGCTGCGTCAACCTGCTCGAACGTCCCGACGCGGGACGCGTCCGCGTCGGCGGGCGCGACCTGCTCGCGCTGCGGGGCCCCGCCCTGCGCCGCGCCCGCCAGGGCATCGGCATGATCCACCAGCATTTCGGCCTGCTCGGCAGCCGCACCGTCGCCGGCAACGTCGCGTTCCCGCTGGAGGTCATGGGCGTCCCGCGGGCCGAGCGGGCCGCGCGCGTCGACGAGCTGCTGGAGCTGGTCGGGCTCACCGAGCACGCGCGGGCCCATCCGGCACGGATCTCCGGCGGGCAGAAGCAGCGCGTCGGCATCGCCCGCGCGCTCGCCGGGCGGCCGAAGGTGCTGCTCTCGGACGAGGCGACCTCCGCGCTCGACCCCGCCACCACCGCCTCGATCCTGGAGCTGCTGCGCGACCTGAACCGGCGGCTCGGCCTGACGATCCTGCTGATCACCCACGAGATGGAGGTGGTCAAGCGGATCTGCGACTCCGCCGCGGTGATGCGCGACGGGCGGATCATCGAGTCGGGGCCGGTGACCGGGCTGCTCGCGCGGCCCGGTTCGGAGCTGACCCAGGGCCTGTTCCCGCTGCCGCCCGCCGTGCCCCGCGCGGGCTCGACGGTCGTCGAGGTGACCTTCGCGGGCGGCGCCGCCGACCGGCCGTTCGTGTCGGCGCTGGCCCGCAGGTTCTCGGTGGACGTCACCATCCTCGGCGGCGCCGTGGAGACCGTCGGCGGCGAGCGCGTCGGGCGGCTCCGGCTCGAGCTGCCGGGCGGGCCGTCCGCGAACACGGCGCGGCTGGCGTTCCTGCGCGAGTCCGGCCTGGCCGTGGAGGTCACGACACCCGGCTGGGCGCCGGCCGACGAGGAGGACCCGCGATGA
- a CDS encoding DUF4097 domain-containing protein — MTPGGHPSADASGVSGGPPRSGTAEAGPRPRRRGVWVFLAIVTAFAVVAPAALWAVERAVRRTSTSMTPYRHAIKDVRLDMGDARVSVGPGPEGEARVFKRLTWALRKPAVGESLIDDVLYVTFRCDDPSALTAGLECGGDIDVQVPPGVRVSAVSSSGEINVRGLTGDLDLRTGAGEIGVAGARGRLRLQAGAGTLRGTGLAASKTLARVTSGELDLRYAEPPGYVEATAGAGSVKVIVPPGSRYRVPGWSGSGSSHLNPAIVDDASPNVIAAYSRAGSTYVDVRDD; from the coding sequence GTGACCCCCGGCGGCCACCCCTCCGCCGATGCCTCCGGTGTCTCCGGCGGGCCGCCCCGGTCCGGCACCGCGGAGGCCGGACCGCGTCCCCGGCGGCGCGGCGTGTGGGTGTTCCTGGCGATCGTGACGGCGTTCGCCGTGGTCGCGCCCGCCGCCCTGTGGGCGGTCGAGCGGGCCGTCCGGCGGACCTCGACGTCGATGACCCCGTACCGGCACGCGATCAAGGACGTCCGGCTCGATATGGGCGACGCGCGGGTCTCGGTGGGGCCCGGTCCCGAGGGCGAGGCGCGGGTCTTCAAGAGGCTGACGTGGGCGCTGCGCAAACCGGCCGTGGGCGAGTCGCTGATCGACGACGTGCTGTACGTGACCTTCCGCTGCGACGACCCGTCCGCCCTCACCGCGGGCCTGGAGTGCGGCGGGGACATCGACGTCCAGGTGCCCCCGGGCGTGCGCGTCTCCGCGGTCTCGAGCTCGGGTGAGATCAACGTCCGGGGGCTGACCGGCGACCTGGACCTGCGCACGGGCGCCGGCGAGATCGGCGTCGCGGGCGCCCGCGGGCGGCTGCGGCTCCAGGCCGGAGCCGGGACGCTCCGGGGGACGGGGCTCGCGGCGTCCAAGACCCTGGCCCGCGTGACGTCCGGCGAACTGGACCTGCGCTACGCCGAGCCGCCCGGCTACGTGGAGGCGACCGCCGGTGCCGGGTCGGTCAAGGTCATCGTCCCGCCCGGTTCCCGCTACCGCGTCCCCGGCTGGAGCGGCTCGGGCTCGTCCCACCTCAACCCCGCGATCGTCGACGACGCGTCGCCGAACGTGATCGCCGCCTACAGCCGCGCCGGCTCCACCTACGTGGACGTCAGGGACGACTGA
- a CDS encoding response regulator, translated as MRVVIAEDSVLLRAGLIKLLETSGFEVAAAVGEAEGLLAAVRRHRPDAAIVDVRMPPGYTDEGVRAALVMRRETPGVAVLLLSQYVEERYAADLLSSSTSGIGYLLKDRVADVSVFLDALRRVAAGGTALDPEVVSQLLLRRHRDPLDRLTPREREVLSLMAEGRSNAGIAAAMVVSESAVAKHINGIFAKLDLPHAEGDHRRVLAVLRFLDGDG; from the coding sequence GTGCGCGTTGTGATCGCCGAGGACTCGGTCCTGCTGCGGGCCGGGCTGATCAAGCTGCTGGAGACCTCCGGGTTCGAGGTGGCCGCGGCGGTCGGGGAGGCCGAGGGGCTGCTGGCGGCCGTCCGCAGGCACCGCCCCGACGCCGCGATCGTGGACGTGCGGATGCCGCCGGGCTACACCGACGAGGGGGTCCGGGCCGCGCTGGTGATGCGCCGGGAGACGCCCGGGGTGGCGGTGCTGCTGCTGTCGCAGTACGTCGAGGAGCGGTACGCCGCCGACCTGCTGTCGTCCAGCACCAGCGGCATCGGCTACCTGCTCAAGGACCGCGTCGCCGACGTCTCGGTGTTCCTGGACGCGCTGCGCCGGGTCGCCGCCGGAGGCACCGCGCTGGACCCCGAGGTCGTCTCCCAGCTGCTGCTGCGCCGGCACCGCGACCCCCTCGACCGGCTCACACCACGGGAGAGGGAGGTCCTGTCGCTGATGGCGGAGGGCCGCTCCAACGCGGGCATCGCGGCGGCGATGGTGGTGAGCGAGAGCGCCGTGGCCAAGCACATCAACGGCATCTTCGCCAAGCTCGACCTCCCGCACGCCGAGGGCGACCATCGCCGCGTCCTCGCCGTCCTGCGGTTCCTGGACGGCGACGGGTGA
- a CDS encoding sensor histidine kinase has protein sequence MASVSPARRALAHAPWSRAAWRDTAFTASGVPLQLAGWAILGVFWMVWLPSDPLMILILTAGSLLPVLLALRRLTAWQRERFWAMLGLDIPRLPRFDGGRPWDTLRDVRSPEVWRVLRYHMLVGPVLAIGAVAVITAWAAGLVLAVYDAFAWALPPSEALGPRSHPAGLFALGGVLLVAAAPWMAAAVRHADARAGAALLGPDRASELERRVEDLAEKRASVVDAADIERRRIERDLHDGAQQRLVSLALNLGLARETLTGVPDEAMRVIVEAHEEAKEALAELRGLVRGLHPAVLEDRGLDAALSGVAARVPLPVRLRVEVEPRASSTVEAVAYFVVSEALTNVVRHARASSVDIMVLRRGETLRVSVADDGEGGADPSRGTGLTGLARRVRSVDGTFRITSPAGGPTTVTVELPCAL, from the coding sequence ATGGCATCCGTCTCCCCGGCCCGGCGTGCCCTCGCGCACGCTCCGTGGTCGCGGGCGGCCTGGCGCGACACCGCCTTCACCGCCTCCGGGGTCCCCCTGCAACTCGCGGGCTGGGCGATTCTCGGCGTGTTCTGGATGGTCTGGTTGCCATCGGACCCCCTGATGATCCTCATCCTCACCGCCGGGTCGCTCCTCCCGGTCCTGCTGGCGCTGCGCCGGCTGACGGCCTGGCAGCGCGAGCGCTTCTGGGCGATGCTCGGGCTCGACATCCCCCGCCTGCCCCGCTTCGACGGCGGCCGCCCCTGGGACACGCTGCGCGACGTCCGCTCGCCCGAGGTGTGGCGCGTCCTGCGCTACCACATGCTGGTGGGGCCGGTACTGGCCATCGGCGCGGTCGCCGTCATCACCGCATGGGCGGCGGGCCTGGTCCTCGCCGTCTACGACGCGTTCGCCTGGGCACTGCCCCCCTCCGAAGCGCTCGGCCCGCGATCCCACCCCGCGGGCCTGTTCGCGCTGGGCGGCGTGCTGCTGGTCGCGGCGGCGCCCTGGATGGCGGCCGCGGTCCGCCACGCCGACGCCCGCGCCGGCGCCGCGCTGCTCGGCCCGGACCGGGCCAGCGAGCTGGAGCGGCGCGTCGAGGACCTGGCGGAGAAGCGCGCCAGCGTGGTGGACGCCGCCGACATCGAGCGCCGCCGCATCGAGCGCGACCTGCACGACGGCGCGCAGCAGCGGCTCGTCTCGCTCGCCCTCAACCTCGGGCTGGCCCGCGAGACGCTCACCGGCGTCCCGGACGAGGCGATGCGGGTGATCGTGGAGGCGCACGAGGAGGCCAAGGAGGCGCTGGCCGAGCTGCGCGGCCTCGTCCGCGGCCTGCACCCGGCCGTCCTGGAGGACCGTGGCCTGGACGCCGCGCTGTCCGGGGTCGCCGCGCGGGTGCCGCTGCCCGTGCGGCTGCGGGTCGAGGTGGAGCCGCGCGCCTCGTCGACCGTCGAGGCCGTCGCTTATTTCGTGGTCTCCGAGGCGCTCACCAACGTGGTCAGGCACGCCCGCGCGTCGTCGGTGGACATCATGGTGCTCCGCCGCGGTGAGACGCTGCGGGTGTCGGTGGCCGACGACGGCGAGGGCGGCGCCGACCCGTCCCGCGGGACGGGGCTGACCGGCCTCGCCCGCCGCGTCCGGTCCGTGGACGGTACGTTCCGGATCACCAGCCCCGCCGGGGGCCCGACGACCGTCACCGTGGAGCTGCCGTGCGCGTTGTGA